In Prunus dulcis chromosome 2, ALMONDv2, whole genome shotgun sequence, a single genomic region encodes these proteins:
- the LOC117619408 gene encoding ferric reduction oxidase 4-like isoform X3 codes for MGSQTMLTSITRLILLVVFLGWLMIWTMLPTKTYKNVWTLNLQSKLNSTYFGAQGVNLLLLSFPMMLIAALSCVYLHFQKQSNSRLTFWRRPAVVKAPLGIVTAMELAFAIMFAALLVWSLANYLYVSFGHLHMHKDGEKVWEAKFRSVSLRLGYIGNICWAFLFFPVTRGSSILPLFGLTSESSIKYHSWLGHLSMILFVAHTLGFIIYWGITHQMALILEWSKTYVSNVAGIIAIVFAMAMWVTSIPRVRRKMFEVFFYTHNLYPLYVFFYILHVGASYFCMILPGIFLFIVDRYLRFLQSYQRAGLISARVLPCGTIELNFSKTQGLDYNPTSILFINVPSISKMQWHPFTVTSNSNMEPDKLSVVIKNQGSWSQKLHKQLSSNVDHVQVSVEGPYGPVSSHFLRHEALVMFSGGSGITPMISIIREIIFQSTKPDCHVPRVRLICAFKNSADLSMLQLLLPTISWAPADFAAQIDLEIEAYVTRETEQPPAEAQRVIQTVWFKPDPLDSPVSAVLGPNSWLWLAAIVSSSFVLFLFVLGLTTRFYIYPIDHNTGENYHYSFTCLWYMFLVCASIFMVSSVVFLWCKRQNAMEGKQVQNVDAYGTHDQELESHPQNQECPIAQATQVHYGTRPDLKKILLGSEESDVGVLVCGPRKMRHEVAKICSSGLADNLHFESISFNW; via the exons ATGGGCAGTCAGACAATGTTGACAAGTATTACAAGGTTGATTTTGCTTGTGGTGTTTCTTGGATGGCTCATGATTTGGACCATGTTGCCTACAAAAACCTACAAAAATGTCTGGACACTCAACCTACAAAGCAAGCTCAATTCTACATATTTTGGAGCGCAAG GGGTAAATCTTCTGCTTCTCTCCTTCCCAATGATGCTAATAGCAGCTTTAAGCTGTGTTTATCTCCATTTTCAAAAGCAATCAAATAG TCGCTTGACCTTTTGGAGACGTCCGGCTGTTGTAAAGGCTCCTCTGGGAATTGTTACGGCAATGGAGCTTGCTTTTGCGATCATGTTCGCTGCACTCTTGGTCTGGTCTCTTGCCAACTACTTATATGTCAGCTTTGGCCACCTCCATATGCATAAAGATGGCGAGAAAGT GTGGGAAGCAAAGTTTCGAAGTGTTTCATTGAGATTGGGATACATTGGAAACATATGCTGGgcatttctcttctttcctgTAACTCGAGGGTCTTCAATTTTGCCTCTATTTGGGCTCACATCCGAGTCGAGTATTAAGTATCATAGTTGGCTTGGCCATCTCTCGATGATACTTTTTGTTGCACACACCCTAGGCTTCATCATCTACTGGGGCATCACTCATCAAATGGCTCTG ATTCTTGAATGGAGCAAAACTTATGTATCAAATGTAGCTGGGATCATTGCAATTGTGTTTGCAATGGCAATGTGGGTGACAAGCATTCCACGTGTCAGGCGAAAAATGTTCGAAGTTTTTTTCTACACCCATAATCTCTACCCACTCTACGTCTTCTTCTACATCTTGCATGTTGGTGCCTCCTACTTCTGCATGATCCTTCCTGggatcttcctcttcatcgTTGATCGATACTTGAGATTTTTACAATCTTACCAACGAGCCGGCTTAATCTCAGCACGAGTTTTACCATGTGGAACCATTGAGCTCAACTTCTCCAAGACCCAag GGTTGGATTATAATCCCACTAGCATCTTGTTTATTAATGTGCCTAGCATATCCAAGATGCAATGGCACCCCTTTACAGTGACTTCAAACTCTAACATGGAGCCAGATAAGCTGAGTGTTGTGATTAAGAACCAAGGAAGTTGGTCTCAAAAACTCCACAAGCAACTTTCCTCTAATGTGGATCATGTCCAAGTTTCTGTTGAAGGACCTTATGGCCCCGTTTCATCTCATTTCCTAAGGCATGAGGCTCTGGTGATGTTTAGTGGAGGAAGTGGAATTACTCCTATGATTTCCATAATCCGTGAGATTATTTTCCAAAGCACCAAACCAGACTGCCATGTGCCACGTGTACGGCTCATCTGTGCCTTCAAGAACTCAGCCGATCTCTCCATGCTACAGCTATTGCTTCCAACAATCTCTTGGGCCCCTGCTGATTTTGCTGCCCAAATAGACTTGGAAATCGAAGCCTACGTGACCAGAGAAACAGAGCAGCCTCCTGCAGAGGCCCAAAGGGTCATTCAAACAGTATGGTTTAAACCCGACCCGTTGGACTCGCCCGTTTCTGCGGTTTTAGGCCCAAATAGCTGGCTATGGCTAGCTGCAATAGTCTCGTCCTCATTTGTCTTGttcctctttgttttgggCCTCACCACTCGTTTCTACATTTACCCAATTGACCACAACACTGGAGAAAATTACCATTACTCCTTCACATGTCTTTGGTACATGTTTTTGGTCTGTGCCTCCATTTTCATGGTGTCCAGCGTAGTGTTCCTTTGGTGCAAGAGACAAAATGCCATGGAAGGGAAGCAAGTTCAGAACGTGGATGCCTATGGAACGCATGATCAAGAACTTGAAAGCCATCCACAGAATCAAGAGTGCCCAATTGCTCAAGCCACCCAGGTGCATTATGGAACAAGGCCTGATCTCAAAA AAATTCTGTTGGGTTCCGAAGAATCTGATGTGGGAGTGTTGGTGTGTGGGCCAAGGAAGATGAGACATGAGGTTGCTAAAATTTGTTCATCTGGTTTGGCAGATAATCTGCATTTCGAGTCCATTAGCTTCAACTGGTGA
- the LOC117619408 gene encoding ferric reduction oxidase 4-like isoform X1: MGSQTMLTSITRLILLVVFLGWLMIWTMLPTKTYKNVWTLNLQSKLNSTYFGAQGVNLLLLSFPMMLIAALSCVYLHFQKQSNSSVIPSRLTFWRRPAVVKAPLGIVTAMELAFAIMFAALLVWSLANYLYVSFGHLHMHKDGEKVWEAKFRSVSLRLGYIGNICWAFLFFPVTRGSSILPLFGLTSESSIKYHSWLGHLSMILFVAHTLGFIIYWGITHQMALILEWSKTYVSNVAGIIAIVFAMAMWVTSIPRVRRKMFEVFFYTHNLYPLYVFFYILHVGASYFCMILPGIFLFIVDRYLRFLQSYQRAGLISARVLPCGTIELNFSKTQGLDYNPTSILFINVPSISKMQWHPFTVTSNSNMEPDKLSVVIKNQGSWSQKLHKQLSSNVDHVQVSVEGPYGPVSSHFLRHEALVMFSGGSGITPMISIIREIIFQSTKPDCHVPRVRLICAFKNSADLSMLQLLLPTISWAPADFAAQIDLEIEAYVTRETEQPPAEAQRVIQTVWFKPDPLDSPVSAVLGPNSWLWLAAIVSSSFVLFLFVLGLTTRFYIYPIDHNTGENYHYSFTCLWYMFLVCASIFMVSSVVFLWCKRQNAMEGKQVQNVDAYGTHDQELESHPQNQECPIAQATQVHYGTRPDLKKILLGSEESDVGVLVCGPRKMRHEVAKICSSGLADNLHFESISFNW, translated from the exons ATGGGCAGTCAGACAATGTTGACAAGTATTACAAGGTTGATTTTGCTTGTGGTGTTTCTTGGATGGCTCATGATTTGGACCATGTTGCCTACAAAAACCTACAAAAATGTCTGGACACTCAACCTACAAAGCAAGCTCAATTCTACATATTTTGGAGCGCAAG GGGTAAATCTTCTGCTTCTCTCCTTCCCAATGATGCTAATAGCAGCTTTAAGCTGTGTTTATCTCCATTTTCAAAAGCAATCAAATAG TAGTGTCATTCCAAGTCGCTTGACCTTTTGGAGACGTCCGGCTGTTGTAAAGGCTCCTCTGGGAATTGTTACGGCAATGGAGCTTGCTTTTGCGATCATGTTCGCTGCACTCTTGGTCTGGTCTCTTGCCAACTACTTATATGTCAGCTTTGGCCACCTCCATATGCATAAAGATGGCGAGAAAGT GTGGGAAGCAAAGTTTCGAAGTGTTTCATTGAGATTGGGATACATTGGAAACATATGCTGGgcatttctcttctttcctgTAACTCGAGGGTCTTCAATTTTGCCTCTATTTGGGCTCACATCCGAGTCGAGTATTAAGTATCATAGTTGGCTTGGCCATCTCTCGATGATACTTTTTGTTGCACACACCCTAGGCTTCATCATCTACTGGGGCATCACTCATCAAATGGCTCTG ATTCTTGAATGGAGCAAAACTTATGTATCAAATGTAGCTGGGATCATTGCAATTGTGTTTGCAATGGCAATGTGGGTGACAAGCATTCCACGTGTCAGGCGAAAAATGTTCGAAGTTTTTTTCTACACCCATAATCTCTACCCACTCTACGTCTTCTTCTACATCTTGCATGTTGGTGCCTCCTACTTCTGCATGATCCTTCCTGggatcttcctcttcatcgTTGATCGATACTTGAGATTTTTACAATCTTACCAACGAGCCGGCTTAATCTCAGCACGAGTTTTACCATGTGGAACCATTGAGCTCAACTTCTCCAAGACCCAag GGTTGGATTATAATCCCACTAGCATCTTGTTTATTAATGTGCCTAGCATATCCAAGATGCAATGGCACCCCTTTACAGTGACTTCAAACTCTAACATGGAGCCAGATAAGCTGAGTGTTGTGATTAAGAACCAAGGAAGTTGGTCTCAAAAACTCCACAAGCAACTTTCCTCTAATGTGGATCATGTCCAAGTTTCTGTTGAAGGACCTTATGGCCCCGTTTCATCTCATTTCCTAAGGCATGAGGCTCTGGTGATGTTTAGTGGAGGAAGTGGAATTACTCCTATGATTTCCATAATCCGTGAGATTATTTTCCAAAGCACCAAACCAGACTGCCATGTGCCACGTGTACGGCTCATCTGTGCCTTCAAGAACTCAGCCGATCTCTCCATGCTACAGCTATTGCTTCCAACAATCTCTTGGGCCCCTGCTGATTTTGCTGCCCAAATAGACTTGGAAATCGAAGCCTACGTGACCAGAGAAACAGAGCAGCCTCCTGCAGAGGCCCAAAGGGTCATTCAAACAGTATGGTTTAAACCCGACCCGTTGGACTCGCCCGTTTCTGCGGTTTTAGGCCCAAATAGCTGGCTATGGCTAGCTGCAATAGTCTCGTCCTCATTTGTCTTGttcctctttgttttgggCCTCACCACTCGTTTCTACATTTACCCAATTGACCACAACACTGGAGAAAATTACCATTACTCCTTCACATGTCTTTGGTACATGTTTTTGGTCTGTGCCTCCATTTTCATGGTGTCCAGCGTAGTGTTCCTTTGGTGCAAGAGACAAAATGCCATGGAAGGGAAGCAAGTTCAGAACGTGGATGCCTATGGAACGCATGATCAAGAACTTGAAAGCCATCCACAGAATCAAGAGTGCCCAATTGCTCAAGCCACCCAGGTGCATTATGGAACAAGGCCTGATCTCAAAA AAATTCTGTTGGGTTCCGAAGAATCTGATGTGGGAGTGTTGGTGTGTGGGCCAAGGAAGATGAGACATGAGGTTGCTAAAATTTGTTCATCTGGTTTGGCAGATAATCTGCATTTCGAGTCCATTAGCTTCAACTGGTGA
- the LOC117619408 gene encoding ferric reduction oxidase 4-like isoform X4: protein MGSQTMLTSITRLILLVVFLGWLMIWTMLPTKTYKNVWTLNLQSKLNSTYFGAQGVNLLLLSFPMMLIAALSCVYLHFQKQSNRRPAVVKAPLGIVTAMELAFAIMFAALLVWSLANYLYVSFGHLHMHKDGEKVWEAKFRSVSLRLGYIGNICWAFLFFPVTRGSSILPLFGLTSESSIKYHSWLGHLSMILFVAHTLGFIIYWGITHQMALILEWSKTYVSNVAGIIAIVFAMAMWVTSIPRVRRKMFEVFFYTHNLYPLYVFFYILHVGASYFCMILPGIFLFIVDRYLRFLQSYQRAGLISARVLPCGTIELNFSKTQGLDYNPTSILFINVPSISKMQWHPFTVTSNSNMEPDKLSVVIKNQGSWSQKLHKQLSSNVDHVQVSVEGPYGPVSSHFLRHEALVMFSGGSGITPMISIIREIIFQSTKPDCHVPRVRLICAFKNSADLSMLQLLLPTISWAPADFAAQIDLEIEAYVTRETEQPPAEAQRVIQTVWFKPDPLDSPVSAVLGPNSWLWLAAIVSSSFVLFLFVLGLTTRFYIYPIDHNTGENYHYSFTCLWYMFLVCASIFMVSSVVFLWCKRQNAMEGKQVQNVDAYGTHDQELESHPQNQECPIAQATQVHYGTRPDLKKILLGSEESDVGVLVCGPRKMRHEVAKICSSGLADNLHFESISFNW from the exons ATGGGCAGTCAGACAATGTTGACAAGTATTACAAGGTTGATTTTGCTTGTGGTGTTTCTTGGATGGCTCATGATTTGGACCATGTTGCCTACAAAAACCTACAAAAATGTCTGGACACTCAACCTACAAAGCAAGCTCAATTCTACATATTTTGGAGCGCAAG GGGTAAATCTTCTGCTTCTCTCCTTCCCAATGATGCTAATAGCAGCTTTAAGCTGTGTTTATCTCCATTTTCAAAAGCAATCAAATAG ACGTCCGGCTGTTGTAAAGGCTCCTCTGGGAATTGTTACGGCAATGGAGCTTGCTTTTGCGATCATGTTCGCTGCACTCTTGGTCTGGTCTCTTGCCAACTACTTATATGTCAGCTTTGGCCACCTCCATATGCATAAAGATGGCGAGAAAGT GTGGGAAGCAAAGTTTCGAAGTGTTTCATTGAGATTGGGATACATTGGAAACATATGCTGGgcatttctcttctttcctgTAACTCGAGGGTCTTCAATTTTGCCTCTATTTGGGCTCACATCCGAGTCGAGTATTAAGTATCATAGTTGGCTTGGCCATCTCTCGATGATACTTTTTGTTGCACACACCCTAGGCTTCATCATCTACTGGGGCATCACTCATCAAATGGCTCTG ATTCTTGAATGGAGCAAAACTTATGTATCAAATGTAGCTGGGATCATTGCAATTGTGTTTGCAATGGCAATGTGGGTGACAAGCATTCCACGTGTCAGGCGAAAAATGTTCGAAGTTTTTTTCTACACCCATAATCTCTACCCACTCTACGTCTTCTTCTACATCTTGCATGTTGGTGCCTCCTACTTCTGCATGATCCTTCCTGggatcttcctcttcatcgTTGATCGATACTTGAGATTTTTACAATCTTACCAACGAGCCGGCTTAATCTCAGCACGAGTTTTACCATGTGGAACCATTGAGCTCAACTTCTCCAAGACCCAag GGTTGGATTATAATCCCACTAGCATCTTGTTTATTAATGTGCCTAGCATATCCAAGATGCAATGGCACCCCTTTACAGTGACTTCAAACTCTAACATGGAGCCAGATAAGCTGAGTGTTGTGATTAAGAACCAAGGAAGTTGGTCTCAAAAACTCCACAAGCAACTTTCCTCTAATGTGGATCATGTCCAAGTTTCTGTTGAAGGACCTTATGGCCCCGTTTCATCTCATTTCCTAAGGCATGAGGCTCTGGTGATGTTTAGTGGAGGAAGTGGAATTACTCCTATGATTTCCATAATCCGTGAGATTATTTTCCAAAGCACCAAACCAGACTGCCATGTGCCACGTGTACGGCTCATCTGTGCCTTCAAGAACTCAGCCGATCTCTCCATGCTACAGCTATTGCTTCCAACAATCTCTTGGGCCCCTGCTGATTTTGCTGCCCAAATAGACTTGGAAATCGAAGCCTACGTGACCAGAGAAACAGAGCAGCCTCCTGCAGAGGCCCAAAGGGTCATTCAAACAGTATGGTTTAAACCCGACCCGTTGGACTCGCCCGTTTCTGCGGTTTTAGGCCCAAATAGCTGGCTATGGCTAGCTGCAATAGTCTCGTCCTCATTTGTCTTGttcctctttgttttgggCCTCACCACTCGTTTCTACATTTACCCAATTGACCACAACACTGGAGAAAATTACCATTACTCCTTCACATGTCTTTGGTACATGTTTTTGGTCTGTGCCTCCATTTTCATGGTGTCCAGCGTAGTGTTCCTTTGGTGCAAGAGACAAAATGCCATGGAAGGGAAGCAAGTTCAGAACGTGGATGCCTATGGAACGCATGATCAAGAACTTGAAAGCCATCCACAGAATCAAGAGTGCCCAATTGCTCAAGCCACCCAGGTGCATTATGGAACAAGGCCTGATCTCAAAA AAATTCTGTTGGGTTCCGAAGAATCTGATGTGGGAGTGTTGGTGTGTGGGCCAAGGAAGATGAGACATGAGGTTGCTAAAATTTGTTCATCTGGTTTGGCAGATAATCTGCATTTCGAGTCCATTAGCTTCAACTGGTGA
- the LOC117619408 gene encoding ferric reduction oxidase 4-like isoform X2 gives MGSQTMLTSITRLILLVVFLGWLMIWTMLPTKTYKNVWTLNLQSKLNSTYFGAQGVNLLLLSFPMMLIAALSCVYLHFQKQSNRSYSNSTILSSRLTFWRRPAVVKAPLGIVTAMELAFAIMFAALLVWSLANYLYVSFGHLHMHKDGEKVWEAKFRSVSLRLGYIGNICWAFLFFPVTRGSSILPLFGLTSESSIKYHSWLGHLSMILFVAHTLGFIIYWGITHQMALILEWSKTYVSNVAGIIAIVFAMAMWVTSIPRVRRKMFEVFFYTHNLYPLYVFFYILHVGASYFCMILPGIFLFIVDRYLRFLQSYQRAGLISARVLPCGTIELNFSKTQGLDYNPTSILFINVPSISKMQWHPFTVTSNSNMEPDKLSVVIKNQGSWSQKLHKQLSSNVDHVQVSVEGPYGPVSSHFLRHEALVMFSGGSGITPMISIIREIIFQSTKPDCHVPRVRLICAFKNSADLSMLQLLLPTISWAPADFAAQIDLEIEAYVTRETEQPPAEAQRVIQTVWFKPDPLDSPVSAVLGPNSWLWLAAIVSSSFVLFLFVLGLTTRFYIYPIDHNTGENYHYSFTCLWYMFLVCASIFMVSSVVFLWCKRQNAMEGKQVQNVDAYGTHDQELESHPQNQECPIAQATQVHYGTRPDLKKILLGSEESDVGVLVCGPRKMRHEVAKICSSGLADNLHFESISFNW, from the exons ATGGGCAGTCAGACAATGTTGACAAGTATTACAAGGTTGATTTTGCTTGTGGTGTTTCTTGGATGGCTCATGATTTGGACCATGTTGCCTACAAAAACCTACAAAAATGTCTGGACACTCAACCTACAAAGCAAGCTCAATTCTACATATTTTGGAGCGCAAG GGGTAAATCTTCTGCTTCTCTCCTTCCCAATGATGCTAATAGCAGCTTTAAGCTGTGTTTATCTCCATTTTCAAAAGCAATCAAATAGGTCATACTCAAACTCTACAATCTTAT CAAGTCGCTTGACCTTTTGGAGACGTCCGGCTGTTGTAAAGGCTCCTCTGGGAATTGTTACGGCAATGGAGCTTGCTTTTGCGATCATGTTCGCTGCACTCTTGGTCTGGTCTCTTGCCAACTACTTATATGTCAGCTTTGGCCACCTCCATATGCATAAAGATGGCGAGAAAGT GTGGGAAGCAAAGTTTCGAAGTGTTTCATTGAGATTGGGATACATTGGAAACATATGCTGGgcatttctcttctttcctgTAACTCGAGGGTCTTCAATTTTGCCTCTATTTGGGCTCACATCCGAGTCGAGTATTAAGTATCATAGTTGGCTTGGCCATCTCTCGATGATACTTTTTGTTGCACACACCCTAGGCTTCATCATCTACTGGGGCATCACTCATCAAATGGCTCTG ATTCTTGAATGGAGCAAAACTTATGTATCAAATGTAGCTGGGATCATTGCAATTGTGTTTGCAATGGCAATGTGGGTGACAAGCATTCCACGTGTCAGGCGAAAAATGTTCGAAGTTTTTTTCTACACCCATAATCTCTACCCACTCTACGTCTTCTTCTACATCTTGCATGTTGGTGCCTCCTACTTCTGCATGATCCTTCCTGggatcttcctcttcatcgTTGATCGATACTTGAGATTTTTACAATCTTACCAACGAGCCGGCTTAATCTCAGCACGAGTTTTACCATGTGGAACCATTGAGCTCAACTTCTCCAAGACCCAag GGTTGGATTATAATCCCACTAGCATCTTGTTTATTAATGTGCCTAGCATATCCAAGATGCAATGGCACCCCTTTACAGTGACTTCAAACTCTAACATGGAGCCAGATAAGCTGAGTGTTGTGATTAAGAACCAAGGAAGTTGGTCTCAAAAACTCCACAAGCAACTTTCCTCTAATGTGGATCATGTCCAAGTTTCTGTTGAAGGACCTTATGGCCCCGTTTCATCTCATTTCCTAAGGCATGAGGCTCTGGTGATGTTTAGTGGAGGAAGTGGAATTACTCCTATGATTTCCATAATCCGTGAGATTATTTTCCAAAGCACCAAACCAGACTGCCATGTGCCACGTGTACGGCTCATCTGTGCCTTCAAGAACTCAGCCGATCTCTCCATGCTACAGCTATTGCTTCCAACAATCTCTTGGGCCCCTGCTGATTTTGCTGCCCAAATAGACTTGGAAATCGAAGCCTACGTGACCAGAGAAACAGAGCAGCCTCCTGCAGAGGCCCAAAGGGTCATTCAAACAGTATGGTTTAAACCCGACCCGTTGGACTCGCCCGTTTCTGCGGTTTTAGGCCCAAATAGCTGGCTATGGCTAGCTGCAATAGTCTCGTCCTCATTTGTCTTGttcctctttgttttgggCCTCACCACTCGTTTCTACATTTACCCAATTGACCACAACACTGGAGAAAATTACCATTACTCCTTCACATGTCTTTGGTACATGTTTTTGGTCTGTGCCTCCATTTTCATGGTGTCCAGCGTAGTGTTCCTTTGGTGCAAGAGACAAAATGCCATGGAAGGGAAGCAAGTTCAGAACGTGGATGCCTATGGAACGCATGATCAAGAACTTGAAAGCCATCCACAGAATCAAGAGTGCCCAATTGCTCAAGCCACCCAGGTGCATTATGGAACAAGGCCTGATCTCAAAA AAATTCTGTTGGGTTCCGAAGAATCTGATGTGGGAGTGTTGGTGTGTGGGCCAAGGAAGATGAGACATGAGGTTGCTAAAATTTGTTCATCTGGTTTGGCAGATAATCTGCATTTCGAGTCCATTAGCTTCAACTGGTGA